One stretch of Novosphingobium pentaromativorans US6-1 DNA includes these proteins:
- a CDS encoding STAS domain-containing protein yields MTGNTQILRILIQHPRLDAAAAPAFRDEMAGTFANRPERVLIDLGQVEFIDSTGLGVLVSLMKQMGPGGRIAVVGANAAVRRLFQITRLDTLFVICDTEEQVDATLG; encoded by the coding sequence ATGACGGGCAACACGCAGATCTTGCGGATCCTGATCCAGCATCCCAGGCTCGATGCAGCGGCAGCTCCGGCGTTTCGCGATGAAATGGCGGGAACTTTCGCGAACCGTCCCGAACGCGTGCTGATCGATCTCGGGCAGGTGGAATTCATCGACAGCACCGGGCTCGGCGTGCTCGTCTCGCTGATGAAGCAGATGGGGCCGGGCGGCCGGATCGCGGTCGTCGGAGCCAATGCGGCGGTGCGCCGCCTGTTTCAGATCACGCGGCTCGATACGTTGTTCGTGATCTGCGATACCGAAGAACAGGTAGATGCCACTCTCGGCTGA
- a CDS encoding PP2C family protein-serine/threonine phosphatase, which translates to MQNFQPSLVRYHLEVLVVDDDDLMSDVLTVHLEALGCNVACAASAEEALALLARKPVDLLVTDWQMPGMDGMDLVRHVRAGRSEDSYLHVVMFTARNDELVIRRAMEAGVDDFLFKPFEQVQLELALQGAQRNRLLHRRLQRRNSLLEVAHRRTREALDRVRADLDAATALHARLLPAEGLVGALNFRHLYRPAAMLGGDSIGVSPLREGGALFFLIDVCGHGVPAALDSFHLHHRIKQLRPKSPADLVQSLEAINREILDRGDESYATIACGIVRPEREECWMVCAGHPRPLIAIGDEVLIPEVEYGMPVGWFADASWKPTRFAFPPGARLVLYSDGVTECSNSAGEQFGVERLVRTLASNAGKRIRNFVGELERGMLARRSSAGFEDDISLLVIENKILEIQSA; encoded by the coding sequence ATGCAGAACTTCCAACCCAGCCTCGTGCGCTATCATCTCGAAGTGCTGGTCGTCGATGACGACGATCTGATGAGCGATGTCCTCACGGTGCATCTCGAGGCGCTGGGCTGCAATGTCGCTTGTGCGGCAAGCGCGGAAGAAGCGCTTGCGCTGCTCGCGCGCAAGCCGGTCGACCTGCTGGTCACCGACTGGCAGATGCCGGGGATGGACGGGATGGATCTGGTCCGCCATGTCCGCGCCGGTCGCAGCGAGGACAGCTACCTTCACGTCGTGATGTTCACCGCGCGCAACGATGAACTCGTGATCCGCCGGGCCATGGAAGCGGGCGTCGATGATTTCCTATTCAAGCCCTTCGAGCAGGTCCAGCTCGAACTGGCGCTGCAAGGCGCGCAGCGCAATCGCCTGCTCCATCGCCGCCTGCAGCGCCGCAACAGCCTGCTGGAAGTGGCCCATCGCCGCACCCGCGAAGCGCTCGACCGGGTACGCGCCGACCTTGACGCGGCCACGGCCCTGCATGCGCGGCTACTGCCGGCCGAAGGGCTCGTGGGCGCACTGAACTTTCGCCACCTTTACCGCCCTGCGGCGATGCTCGGCGGCGACTCGATCGGCGTATCGCCCTTGCGAGAGGGCGGAGCGCTGTTCTTCCTGATCGACGTGTGCGGCCACGGCGTGCCGGCAGCGCTCGATTCGTTCCACCTGCATCATCGCATCAAACAGCTCCGCCCGAAGTCGCCCGCCGATCTCGTGCAGTCGCTCGAAGCGATCAACCGCGAGATCCTTGACCGCGGGGACGAAAGCTATGCCACGATTGCATGCGGCATCGTCCGGCCCGAGCGCGAGGAGTGCTGGATGGTCTGCGCCGGCCACCCGCGCCCGCTGATCGCCATTGGAGACGAGGTCCTGATCCCCGAAGTCGAGTACGGCATGCCGGTGGGCTGGTTCGCCGATGCATCCTGGAAGCCGACGCGCTTTGCCTTCCCTCCCGGCGCAAGACTGGTGCTCTATTCTGACGGCGTGACCGAATGCAGCAACAGTGCCGGCGAGCAGTTCGGGGTGGAGAGGTTGGTGCGGACGCTCGCAAGCAATGCCGGCAAGCGGATACGCAACTTTGTGGGCGAACTGGAAAGGGGCATGCTGGCCAGGCGGTCGAGCGCCGGCTTCGAGGATGACATTTCGCTCCTCGTGATCGAGAACAAGATTCTGGAGATACAATCGGCATGA
- a CDS encoding ATP-binding protein: MPLSADPPAVIAIAANLAQVRRLAAFLKEFRARESVDDLAAFDLEMALVEAANNVAEHGYANSGQGEMTLEVVAEADALRLVLSDGGAPVPDGYFTQCRMVDPEATHGRGCNIIQACVDQIDYVSADGINRLTLVKRLQS, encoded by the coding sequence ATGCCACTCTCGGCTGACCCGCCCGCCGTCATCGCCATCGCGGCGAACCTCGCTCAGGTTCGCCGTCTTGCAGCTTTTCTCAAGGAATTCCGGGCCCGCGAAAGCGTGGACGATCTGGCGGCGTTCGATCTTGAAATGGCCCTGGTCGAAGCGGCGAACAATGTCGCCGAGCACGGCTACGCCAACAGCGGGCAGGGCGAAATGACGCTGGAAGTCGTCGCGGAGGCAGACGCCTTGCGCCTGGTTCTGAGCGACGGCGGCGCGCCGGTGCCGGATGGGTACTTCACGCAATGCCGGATGGTCGATCCCGAAGCGACCCATGGCCGCGGCTGCAACATCATCCAGGCCTGCGTCGACCAAATCGACTATGTCAGCGCGGACGGCATCAACCGCCTCACGCTGGTGAAGCGCCTTCAGTCCTGA
- a CDS encoding ATP-binding protein produces MLSRGMGLFRRLGLPERLLAVLLLVLVVDIIANTVLFERVNSFELRRDDAERIAENLVLATRAIERAPPIERAPIAAALSTDRFSLDWSPPTDRKRGSLGLANLRAQVVEIEPTLATGDIELHLEELPGQGNIGGSILLSDRSILKFHTHANAAWKLTAGRLLSMVLPTLLLIALAWVLLRATLKPLRSVIGATRELGSGPPQPVPERGPDEMRQLIRALNDMQERIHQSLVDRTQTMLAIGHDLKTPLSRMRLRLDDGSIGPEVREGISHDIDEMRMLIESIQAYIDNGGETIPSERINLSIMAETLVDTAADHGADARFEGTPGVVIKARPVAIRRALSNLIENAVHYGGNVRVTVRRDGDGAEVVVEDDGPGIPEDRIADALQPFVRLDTARTRDTAGMGLGLPIVQKAVRAENGTLDLRNRRDGGLRATVRLPLAPE; encoded by the coding sequence ATGCTCTCGCGCGGCATGGGACTGTTCCGGCGCCTCGGCTTGCCAGAGCGCCTGCTTGCCGTTCTCCTGCTCGTCCTCGTCGTCGACATCATCGCCAACACGGTGCTGTTCGAACGGGTCAACTCGTTCGAACTGCGCCGCGACGACGCCGAGCGGATTGCCGAGAACCTGGTGCTCGCGACACGCGCCATCGAGCGCGCGCCGCCCATCGAACGCGCGCCCATCGCCGCAGCGCTCAGCACGGATCGCTTCTCACTCGACTGGTCGCCGCCGACCGATCGCAAGCGCGGGTCGCTGGGCCTTGCCAACTTGCGCGCGCAAGTCGTGGAGATCGAACCCACGCTTGCCACGGGCGACATCGAACTGCACCTTGAGGAGTTACCCGGCCAAGGCAACATCGGCGGTTCGATCCTGCTGTCGGACCGCAGCATCCTCAAGTTCCACACTCACGCCAATGCCGCCTGGAAGCTGACCGCCGGGCGGCTCCTCAGCATGGTCCTGCCTACGCTGCTCCTCATCGCCCTCGCCTGGGTGCTGCTGCGCGCCACGCTCAAGCCGCTGCGCTCTGTCATCGGCGCAACCCGGGAACTGGGCTCTGGACCGCCCCAGCCCGTGCCCGAGCGCGGACCGGACGAGATGCGCCAGCTGATCCGCGCGCTCAACGACATGCAGGAACGCATCCACCAGTCGCTGGTCGACCGGACGCAGACGATGCTGGCGATCGGGCATGACCTCAAGACGCCGCTGTCGCGCATGCGCCTGCGCCTCGACGACGGCAGCATCGGCCCCGAAGTGCGCGAAGGCATTTCCCACGACATCGACGAGATGCGCATGCTGATCGAATCGATTCAGGCCTATATCGACAATGGCGGCGAAACGATTCCCTCCGAACGCATCAACCTCTCGATCATGGCCGAGACGCTCGTTGACACTGCTGCCGACCATGGCGCCGACGCCCGGTTCGAAGGCACACCCGGCGTCGTCATCAAGGCCCGGCCGGTGGCTATCCGGCGCGCGCTTTCCAACCTCATCGAGAACGCCGTTCACTATGGCGGCAACGTCCGGGTAACCGTGCGCCGCGACGGCGACGGCGCGGAAGTCGTCGTCGAGGACGATGGCCCAGGCATCCCGGAGGACCGCATCGCCGATGCGCTCCAGCCTTTCGTGCGCCTCGATACGGCGCGCACCCGCGACACCGCGGGAATGGGACTTGGCCTGCCGATCGTCCAGAAGGCCGTGCGCGCGGAGAACGGAACGCTCGACTTGCGCAATCGGCGCGACGGCGGTCTTCGCGCGACCGTCCGCCTTCCGCTTGCGCCCGAATGA
- a CDS encoding response regulator, which produces MITTPPTILLVEDDGALRTLTARALRQSGFNVLTAATGAEMWVTLRETQVQLIVLDIMLPGTSGFDLFRSLRRESDIPIIFISAKGSEEDRVLGLELGADDYLPKPFSTRELAARVSAVLRRGGYEGAIESPADGRAPELIYFDGWQVSLARRELRAPNGVMVDLTGAEFDLLSTFLGYPQRVLGRERLMELSRSRIGDSSDRSIDVLVSRLRRKLQTEDKESPIVTVRGVGYMFRAEVTRT; this is translated from the coding sequence ATGATCACCACGCCCCCCACCATCCTTCTTGTAGAAGACGATGGCGCGCTTCGCACGCTGACCGCCCGGGCCCTGCGCCAGAGCGGTTTCAACGTGCTGACCGCGGCAACGGGGGCGGAGATGTGGGTCACCTTGCGCGAAACCCAGGTCCAGCTCATCGTGCTGGACATCATGCTGCCGGGCACCAGCGGCTTCGACCTGTTCCGGAGCCTGCGCCGTGAAAGCGACATTCCGATCATCTTCATCTCCGCCAAGGGCAGCGAGGAAGACCGCGTGCTCGGGCTTGAACTCGGCGCCGACGATTATCTTCCCAAGCCGTTCAGTACCCGCGAACTGGCCGCCCGAGTCAGCGCCGTCCTGCGCCGGGGCGGCTACGAAGGCGCGATCGAAAGCCCCGCAGACGGCCGCGCGCCCGAACTGATCTACTTCGATGGATGGCAGGTTTCGCTCGCGCGGCGCGAACTGCGCGCGCCGAACGGCGTCATGGTCGATCTGACCGGCGCCGAATTCGACCTGCTCTCCACCTTCCTGGGCTATCCCCAGCGGGTGCTCGGGCGTGAGCGCCTGATGGAGCTGTCGCGCTCGCGCATCGGCGACAGCTCGGATCGCAGCATCGACGTCCTCGTCAGCCGACTGCGTCGCAAGCTCCAGACCGAAGACAAGGAGTCGCCGATCGTCACGGTGCGCGGCGTCGGCTACATGTTCAGGGCGGAAGTGACCCGTACCTGA